The following DNA comes from Cryobacterium psychrophilum.
CCTTCCATACGACCATTGTAGCCCAAAAAGAATAAATATGTGAGTAATGCTTATCTTTTTGACTAACAGTCTAAGAAATATATTCGCCATCGAGACAGGCGCCACCTGGTTCACAGCACGGCCCCGCTTGCGCACGAGGAACCACTGGCCTGCTACTGAGCAAACCTACTCTGACCCACCGACACGCTGACCGCTGACCCGCACCCGTCAGTGCCGAGTTCGACGCGGTTCTCGCCGAGGCCCCCACGAAACGCCATACGTCGTCGACCGACACCAACTGACCCCGGCCGTCCCATCGGACAAATTGACGGCGTCCTCGTTCACACCTCACGCACTGATCGACGGCGGCGTCACGCCGCGCCATGCGTGCCACGGCATCCGTCAGTGTGAAGCGGATGCCTCGCCAACGCTGAGCGTGACCGGCGTGCTCCAGGGGTCGTCGACTCGCAGCCTGTTGCCGTCGTCCTGCACCGGGATGGATCGATGACGAAGGCGTTCACTCAACGCGTCGAGGTCGGCGCGCGTCGGCACCGTGATGGCGACCTCGGCGAGTCCGAGACTGGCGGCGCGGGGCCCGGCGCCACGACTGTTCCACGTGTTCATCGCCATGTGGTGGTGGTACCCCCCGGCGCTCACGAACAGTGCTCCCGGCAGCTCCGCCGTGATCTCGAAACCGAGGGCATCCACGTAGAACGCCCGGGCCGTCGCAACGTCGCCCACCTGCAGGTGCACGTGCCCCACCTTCGCCTGGCTGTTCGGCGCGGCGTCACCGCTCCCCTGCAGATTCTCACGCAGGTACCGGTTCGGGTCGAGCGCGAGCGTTTGCATCTCAATCCGGCCGTTCCGATAGACCCACTCCGAGCGGTCCCGGTCCACGTACAGTTCAATCCCGTTGCCCTCCGGGTCGGTGAAATAGAAGGCTTCGCTCACGAGGTGGTCGGCGCTGCCCGCGAAAGAGGAGCGGCGATCGCGCGAAGCCTGGTATACCGTCGCGGCGAGCGCAGCACGGGTGTCAAAGAGCAATGCCGTGTGAAACAGTCCGGCCTGGGAGCGCGACGAAACCGGCAGTCCGGATGCGTGCTCGAGAACGACGAGCGGGGTGAGACCACGCCCGAGCACAACGGAGGAGCCGCGCTCACTGAGGGTTTCAAGCCCGAGGGCGTCCCGGTAGTAGGAGGACATGAGCGCAAGGTCCCCCACGCGCAGGCCCACAGCGTCCATGCCGGTTTCGGCGGCCAGCAGATCTTCGCCAGATCGGGTTGTGGGCTGGGTCATTGTGGTTTCCTGCAATCTACGCTCCGGCGCATTTGGTTGTAGCTTCAAGTCAAGCAGAAAGTGATTGAAGCGTCAAGTAAAGTCGCCAGCCCAAGGTGCCGCTGGCAACGACCGCGCCCGGCCGACGGCCCGAGCATCAGCGTGCGCGCCTCGCCCGGCGGCGCTCTCGCCACGACAGGGCATCCAGGGCGGTGACTTCGCGTTCCTTCTGCTGCTCCCGCTCGCGGGAACGCGCCGCCCGTCGCTCCCGCCAACGAGACACCTCCGCGGCAATATCGCGAGTCGGCGTTACGACCGGCGGTCCGCCCTGGAGCTGCCGGCGCGCGGAAACGACCCGCCGGTTGAAGTCTTCGAGAATCTCCCGCACCATGGCCTCCGAGGTGGCCGCGTCCAATCGCGCGTCGAGGGCGGCGTGCTCGGTGCGCAGCGTGAGCGCCGGCGGGCCGAGACCGGTGATCTTCTCACTCTCGATCTTCTGGCGGATCCACCAGTCAGGGTCATACGCATTCTGCAGGTTCGGCAGCGGCTTTCCGGCGCCCGGCAGGTTGTCGAATTCACCGCGACGAATTGCCTGCTGAATGGCCATTTCCACGTACTGCGCGCGGGCCTCCATCATGGACTGCCCCGCCGTGTTCTCTTCCGGCTCCGGCGCATCCGTTGGAGGCGACCGCTTCTCCCCCTGATACCGGGCCACATTCAGCCGGGCGTCGCTGCGGTCCTTCTTGCCGGTCATAGGGGCAAGCCTAGAACGCGTTGCGGGTGGCCGCGAGTGCCTCCTGTTCTATTGGGGCGAACGGATGCCCAGGCGGCGGCCGTGAATCAGCAGCCAGAAGATGATGGCGACCTCACCGACGAACAGGAACTGGGCTAAAACGGCCGAGGAGCCCGCAACAAGAGTGATGCCACGGCGTCGGCGAGGTGTCCGGCGCCGGCAAGGGCGAGCAGACCGCCGAAGACCCCGAGGCTGGTCACCCAGATCGTGGTGAAGGCCTCGACGGAGTGCAGCATGAGGGCCGGTTCCTTCAACTGTGTGACCGCCCACGCCTTCTCGGCCATCGACAGCTGCATCTATGGATTCGCGGTGCAAGAAAAGGCACTCCCGTTTCACACCGAGGAGGAAACCGCTGCCATGGACTCACACGTGCTCGCCAACCTGCCGACGTCCGAGCACCCCTACCTCGCGGAGCTCACCGCAGATCACGTGCTGCAGCCCGACTACGACTACGACTACGACTACGAGGTCACGTTCGACCTCGACCTCGACCGCGACCGCGACCGCGACCTGAAGGGTCTCGAACGCATACGCGGGAATGCCACCGACGAGTAGTGGCCGCCATTGCGTGAGCCACGTCCCCGCAGC
Coding sequences within:
- a CDS encoding VOC family protein, whose translation is MTQPTTRSGEDLLAAETGMDAVGLRVGDLALMSSYYRDALGLETLSERGSSVVLGRGLTPLVVLEHASGLPVSSRSQAGLFHTALLFDTRAALAATVYQASRDRRSSFAGSADHLVSEAFYFTDPEGNGIELYVDRDRSEWVYRNGRIEMQTLALDPNRYLRENLQGSGDAAPNSQAKVGHVHLQVGDVATARAFYVDALGFEITAELPGALFVSAGGYHHHMAMNTWNSRGAGPRAASLGLAEVAITVPTRADLDALSERLRHRSIPVQDDGNRLRVDDPWSTPVTLSVGEASASH
- a CDS encoding DUF1992 domain-containing protein, translating into MTGKKDRSDARLNVARYQGEKRSPPTDAPEPEENTAGQSMMEARAQYVEMAIQQAIRRGEFDNLPGAGKPLPNLQNAYDPDWWIRQKIESEKITGLGPPALTLRTEHAALDARLDAATSEAMVREILEDFNRRVVSARRQLQGGPPVVTPTRDIAAEVSRWRERRAARSREREQQKEREVTALDALSWRERRRARRAR